GACCTGTGGGCTGAAGGGGCGGGGCCCCTGTTCCATATTTGCATGGGTGGGGCGGAGCCTGCAAGCATCCTCCTCCTGCTTTCACTTTGGTTGTGGGACCCTGTGACCACTGAGTTGTCAAGACTATGtccccagggccggagagatagcacagcggcctttgccttgcaagcagccgatccagtaccaaaggtggctggttcgaatcccggtgtcccatatggtcccccgtgcctgccaggagcgatttctgagcagacagccaggagtcacccctgagcaccgcggggtgtggcccaaaaaccaaaaaaaaaaaaaaaaagactatgtcCCCATATGAAGTCCATTCCCAATGGGAAGGCGTCCAAGTGCCAGCCCAGGCCCTGGAGCACCAGGCCACCTCCTCGGACTGGGGCTGGCCAATCTCCCTAGGGAAGAGAAACAGGAGCTAGTCAGGATGGGGAGCCTTAACATGGTCGTGGCATGGCTCATGTGCCCAAGCCCCCGAAGACCGAGGGGGGTGGCTGGGAAGCTGACCCCCTTCACCCTACCGctgctcctggtagtgctgaaTCATCTGGCCTAGTGGGACATCACCTGTGCCTTAGCTGAGCTGTACAGGGACAGTCGTCCTTGGTGCCTACCAACACTTCACACAGGAAGCTCTGACATCATCTTGGGGCCGGGTGTGTGGCTCGCGGCCGATCACATGCCCGGCATGTGtgagccccccaccccctgcccgaAGCAGATCCCCAACACTGGAGCAAGTGAACAGACAACTTGGTTTCACAAAGATGAGAAAGTGCCATTCAAAAAAATGCTAGCAGGTGCCACTCGAGGTCACATGTGGTGCCCCCAGACCACCTCCAGCTGCTGCCAGCTCCCAGCCCAAGCATCTGTCCCCACCCATGCTGGCCTTGACACTGGGACCCACTGTCTTCACTGCCACCCTGATGGCATTCACGAGTGTGATTTCTTCTCCAAGCCACTTGGCCTGGGGCTGGTGACAGGATGGGTGGGGAGCTGAGAGGTTAGGGAAAGCCTGTGGGGTTCCTGGTGAGCTAAGCTGCCGGACCAAGACCTCACGGGCTCGCTAGTCTCCAGGGAAGCTgtgatgggaagaagaaatgcagCTCATCCAGGTCTGTGCTGTCCCCAGCTCAGGAGCAAGTAGGGGGACCAGAGACGAGGAAACTTGGGAACCAACCAGGTGTCTCCTGGCTGTCAATGCTGCTTTTTGTGTGGTGGAGCTTCTCATGTGGTGCTGGAGGAGCAGGGAGGATGTGAGTCGGGGTGCTCCCCCTCCCTGGGCCCTTCCCTAACGCCCACTTCAGGAGCTGGGCCACATCTCCAATGACCCCTTCTGCAGACGAAGAGAGACTGTGGGTGGCTGTGATGTGgtctctctgcccccaccccagcaaCGAGACGGACATAGAAAAGCTCTTCAGCAAGTCCTTTAATAGAAGTGGGGCTCCCAGCCCTCCTCCCAACACGGTGACTCAGCTCCCAGCTGGAGCCCCCAACTCCTGAGCTTGCCTGGCATTGCCTGGGCTTGTGGTGGCATTATCGCGAGCttgaggaggagaggggaggggagacatGGGTGGCTGGGGAGGGCAAAGCCTGAGAGGGAGGGATATTGCTTCATGTCCTGGCCCCTGGGGAGGCTAGTGGGTACTGGGAGACAAAAATAGGGGCAGGGGGACCTCAGGGACACAGCCTCTTAAGTTCTGAAAACTCAAGAACACTCAGTTATGAGCTGGGGACCCCTGGGCTTGGAGGAGGGAGGCCTCCCCAGTAATCACTTTCTGGAGGATGTGATGAACCTCTTCCACCGCGGTGCGGGGAAACATATAACGGTGAGGTTCTTTGAGGTAGGCAAAAGGTTCCATCTGGGGCCACCTCAGGaagccccccaaaacaaccaagACCTACAATGACCAGGGGTGCTCTGTCCCATCCCCATAACCAAATCCACGGCACCCCCACCATCCCCCCTGGGGCTTGGTGGCCAACTTCTTTCTTACTCGAGGAGGACCACCTGGGAGAAAAAAGAGCAGCCTGGACTTCATGGGggtgagcatagagctgggaggcGCTCCCCAACTGGCTGGTACTCCCCCAgtctcccctctcctgccccctcccAGCCCGCTCCCCTTGGCAACTTAGGGGTCAAGCTCCTCTTTCACCCGCACGCGGTTCCCGGGTCCCCCACCGCCCACCGTGGCCTGCGAGCTGTCAAGCTCCCCCAGGCCACCTGGGCCGGGCCCGTGGAAGTGGGTGCGCTGATGCTTGCGAAAGTTGGAGGAGTTGTTGAAGGTGCGCCCGCACAGCGCGCATCGGAAGGGGCGCTCGCCCGTGTGGATGCGCGCGTGGCCGCTGAGCACCGACGACTGCGTGAAGCCTTTGCCGCACACGCCGCAGTGGTAGGGCCGCTCGCCCGTGTGCACGCGCTCGTGGTCGCGCAGGTCGGACGAGCGGCGGAAAGGTTTGGCGCAGAAGCGGCAGGCGAAGGGCTTGGCCACCGCCACCGCCATCTGGGCGCGCTCGGGCGAGGCCACGATCGTCGCCTTTGACGCTGCTGTCCTGGCCGGCCTGGGCCCAGGCTCAGACCCAGGCCCATGGCGGTGCTGGTGGCGCAGCAGCAGCGCCCGGGCCTTGAAGGCCCGTGGGCAGAGCGCACAGCGGTACGGGCGTTCGGCCTCGTGCAGAATGTAGTGTGCACGAAGGCTGGCCGGGCCTGGGCAGCGGTGGCCACAGACGTGACACCGGCTCGGGTCTCCAGCCGGCCTGCCGCCCTCGGTGCCGGCCAGGTGGCCATGTTCGTGGAACAGCAGCTCGGACACCAGCCGGAAAGCGGCTGGACACAAGGCACAGTGCAGGCGATCCGGCTCCGGAGGCTCGGGGACCGGCGTGGTGTCGGTCACTTTCACCACCTGGATCTCAATCAGGTCCCCTCGCGTGGGCGTGGCGGGCTGGTCCTCATCAGAGAGCAGAACCTGGGCGGGGAGTGGGAAGAAACGGGAGCTTTGGACGCTGCCTCCACCTGCCCAGCCAGGCCTGGCCGGGATGGACACCCTGCTTGGTGGCTGACAGGCAGGCGGGGCCTCTTCACAGTGATGGTTTTGGTGCAGGAGGGGGTCGAAGGCCAGGCCACGGGTGGccgctgagccacatccctagccCACCCCTCCTTTTCCAGACCCTATTCTCGATCCTTCAGGATTCTGCCAGACCCCATCCACATTCGTTTCTGGTACCGAATGGATCATGAATTCGAACACGCCCCTCCTCCACTTACAAGCCATTCCTTTCTCGTCCTCCCCAATAAACTAAGACTAAGAGACCCTCCATTCCCCCACCTGCTCCCTTCTCACCACCACCTCCCAAAGCCGCCTGGATGACCTTGGAAGGTGGAAATCGGATGAAGTCACTTCCCATTGAAAACCTCCCAGGGAGCCCGGTGCCAGCGTCAATTAGCTCTAAATCTTCCTCCGCTATTCCATCACGCCCTGGCTCCCGCGTCCCGGTCTGATCCCCGAGCAGAGGAGCCGGCACAGAGCTGACTGCTCCATCTAAATTTAGCGCTCCCTCCCAGCCCCGTCGGCCCCCCCTGTATCCCCGTTTTAGAAGCCACAACAAATCCCCTCCGTCGCCCTCTCCCCTGGTGACACTGCAAGCTCAGAGAGGAAGAAAACGAGCTAAGAGAGACGTGTCGAGTGCCTGTCCTCCGTTTCTCTCCGCCAAGTGGGGGGAGGATCTCAATGAGGTTCCAAAGACATCAGAAACGGAAATTTCCCCCCCATGCCCCGTCTAAATTCTTCCTTGGCATTCAGGGAAACTCACTCGAACCCTTCTAGAACCTCCCCAGCTGGCTGCACATCAAAACCCCACTCCCCGGATTTTTTTCAGGGTCACCTTCTCAACTTTCCACCCCAGTTCCCAAGCCCTGACATTTCTCCTTGAGCTCCGGCCCTACCTGAGACTTCCGGCAAGGGACCCCTCTAAGGGGCgagaagccccgcccacccaagCAACGCCCCCATAAAGCCCCGCTCCTCCACCCTTATAGGCTCTCCGACCCAGTCCTGGGCCAATCGAAACACCCCGTCACGCCCAACGGACCGGGGCTATAAATACCGCCCCTCAAAAGCCACGCCCCGTACCAATAGGCCACGCCCCTGGTATAAGGAAAACCCCCCCCCCTTCCCTCCAACCCTACCACTCCACCCCAGACCTAGGACCCGAACGCCCGCACCAGGTCCGGCGGCTCCGGAGAGCGCCGCTCAAGGGCCGCTGAGCTCGGCCTCGGGGTCTCCGGGCGCTTGGCGGCCATCTTGTGCTCAGGCCCCGCCCCCAACACCACAGGCGTCCGGGAGGGGCGGGGCCGGGAGGCGTCTGCGCAGGCGCACTGGGTGGGCGGGCGGGGCCGAAGCCTGGAGCTCCGGAGCCCCGCCCAGCAGGATGCAGCCGCCCtggctcattcattcattctttcatttctttcttttttttttttttggcttttttgggccacacccagcgttgctcaggggtcactccaggctgtctgctcagaaatagctcctggcaggcacgggggaccatatgggacgccgggattcgaaccaaccacctttcatcctggatcagctgcttgcaaggcaaacgcggctgtgctatctctccgggccccattctttcatttctttaattatttttgttgttttttttgggggggttacatccggcagcgctcaggagtcgctcctggctctacgcgcacaaatcgctcctgccaggctagagggaccctataggatgccgggattcgaaccaccgaccttctgcttgcgaggcaaacgccctgcctccaggctatctctccggccccccctttattaatagacatttttaaatttttgggccgcAGCCGCGGTGCTcatgttctgcactcagggatcactcctggagcgctctaggggatgccggggatcgagccCTGGTCGCAAGCGCTCTTCCCCGCAGGCTCCAGCTCCTTAACTCGCTGTCAGTCACCCCGAGGTGCGGCCACGAGCCCCGCGTTCCTCCTTGCAGCCGCTGCTCCGTAGCCAAATGAATGAGTTCTGTTTCCTTCCCATGCAGGCTTTTGTGCTCGCTTCCTCGTACTTGGCTGGTCTTGACTGCAGAGATGCAAAATGTAAAATAtggaagaaggtggaagaagggCTTCTTCTGGAGAATGCAACTCCTTTGCAAGTGTGATTTTGTAAAAGGGACCTAAAAGCCTGGAGTCCCCCTTGCGGTGCAATAAAAGGTTCCCTTGTAGGAACAAGCTCCAATGCACGTTTCCACCCTTAGCACCAAGGACAGGGCTTGGCTCTAGCCAGCCACAGTTCTTTGCCCTGCCTGGCTGTGTGACCTTGGTGAGGTCACTGCATGTCTGAGAGCCAGGTGAGCTTATTCTCATGTATAAATTACAGTACattgggtaggatgtttgccttgcccaaggctgactcaagttcaatcctagAGCAAGCCAATAGTGATCCCAGAGTTCATAGCctggagtcagccctaagcaccactgggtgtggttcaaagaaaaaaaaaaatcaaagaacaaaacaaaacaaaaagatgttatCATACCTGCTTGCTTTCTAAGAACAAGATGGGATAAGATTACACTTTCCTGGGAATGGGGCCATAGTACTACAgctaggccacttgccttgccttgTGTGTCCCCATAAAAGAAAGTATTAGCGCTGGAGTGggtgcaagcagtagagcatctgcctggcatgcactaacctaggagggaccgaggttcgatcccctggcgtcccatctggtcccccaagccaggagcaatttctgatcgcagagccaggaggaacccctaagaatagcgtcactgggtgtggcccaaaaaccaaaagaagaaaaaggaaaagtaagtATTGAAGATGACACTCAGAGCCTTTGAGGGAACAGGGCTCCTATTAAACCATGAGTGAGATATAGGGGCTGTCTTTTATTTAGTGAGGTCATTTTATTTAGAAGGACCTCTTtttctgcaaaataaataaataaaaatctggaaGGTTGGAAAGGTGGGTCAGGTGGGGAGCATGTGTTCAGAGACCTGGGCTACATAACAACACTGCACTCtctcagaacaaaaatagacacctctaggggtcggagagatagcatggaggtaaggcggttgcctttcatgcagaaggtccgtggttcaaatcccggcgtcccatatggtcccccatgcctgccaggaccgatttctgagcatagagccaggagtagcccctgagcactgccgggtatgacccaaaaaccaaaaaaaaaaaaaaaaaaaaatagacacctCTAAGCACTAGGCTAGGAGTTGCCACCAAGTTTAAAAACATCCATATTTgatgggtcggagagatagcacagcggcaggacatttgccttgcaagtagccaatcctgGACGtacggaggttcaaatcccagcatcccatatggtcccccgtgcctgccaggagcaatttctgagcacagagccaggaataaccctgagcactaccgggtgtgaccccaaaacaaaaacaaaacaaaacaaatctatatttgaaattataaaaataacttcacaTACTCTCACAATCATTCCTCACTTGATGTGAtcagattttgcttttttttttttgtatttttgggttacacctggtggcactcagggttacttctggctctgcactcagaaatcactcctggcaggctccagggatcatataagatgacaggaatcaaacccaggtctatcaaGGGTAGtacgcatgtaaggcaaatgccctaccactgtgctattgctccagcccctagattttgCATTTTTGCTATATCAGCCCCATGCATGCAATTAATTCTTCACTAAATATCTGAAATGATATCAAGTGCTACTTGTTTCACACCTCCATAAAAAGTGAtataaatcaggggccggagagatagcacagtggcgtttgccttgcaagcaggcaatctaggacctaacgtggttggttcgaatcccggtgtcccatatggtcccccgtgcctgccaggagctatttctgagcagatagccaggagtaacccctgagcgctgcccggtgtggcccaaaacaacaacaacaaaaacaaaaaacaatggtaTAAATCAGGGgcctggagcaacagcacagcagggaagacatttgcctttcacatagctgatcagggttctatccccggcatcccatatggttcactgagcacagaggaataacttctgggcacagagtcaggctGGGTAGGCCCCGTCCCCGCCCAAAAGTGGTATGAGTTAGTCTCTGCTCTCTGGCTCCCTCTCTTCTTGTTTGGTGTTTAAATCCATGGGCTGCACACATATCAGTAGTGCCAAGATAAATTCTTCTGTGTGtgtgccatacccagcaatgctcagagattactccctgctctgtgctcattactcctggtattgctcagaaaccatatggaagGCCAGAGACTGAATTCAGGcctgcaacatgcaaggcaaacaccctccctgctgtactatctctccagtccagatgtatttttttctcccttttcttcccttcgcTGTGATGGCAGAGACCAGCCATGCATGGCTATGACATTCACATACTAGGATTacagtatagaaaaaaaaaaatctcgggCTCAAGGAACCCCATGAGTAACCATATTTCTAGAAGTATAATTTTTCCTTGTGAAAACTTGAAACTAgggacagagaaataatacaggggttaaggcatttgccttataggcAACCGACTGACCCAAGTTCGAGCCTGGGCACATCTGGTCCTCTAA
This window of the Suncus etruscus isolate mSunEtr1 chromosome 14, mSunEtr1.pri.cur, whole genome shotgun sequence genome carries:
- the ZNF784 gene encoding zinc finger protein 784, whose translation is MLKMEVLADLTPRRLSGAAAFRGRQKHTRGPHPRKRLVSTPKVSHGSSAHGRLFVQGLTPTDSQPRAPHPPSAQSARAERALERALAGVHAAVLGQLSGLSEAARAERAPVGPAGARAVGGAVARQVAGPLEGLAAGVAGEGLHLRVSDAVALQVLLSDEDQPATPTRGDLIEIQVVKVTDTTPVPEPPEPDRLHCALCPAAFRLVSELLFHEHGHLAGTEGGRPAGDPSRCHVCGHRCPGPASLRAHYILHEAERPYRCALCPRAFKARALLLRHQHRHGPGSEPGPRPARTAASKATIVASPERAQMAVAVAKPFACRFCAKPFRRSSDLRDHERVHTGERPYHCGVCGKGFTQSSVLSGHARIHTGERPFRCALCGRTFNNSSNFRKHQRTHFHGPGPGGLGELDSSQATVGGGGPGNRVRVKEELDP